TGATCGCGTACAGGCCCCGCGCCTCAGCCATGTCCACCAGGCTGTTGACGCGGCTGGTGAACCCGCTCGGGTTGGTCTCGTAGCCCTGTTCCTGCACGTACATCGCGATGCGCAGCAGGTCGGCCTTCCAGTCGTTCGCGAGGGCGTCCAGCGAGGCGCTGTTGTAGCACTTGTCGAACCACTGGATGCCGTGCGTGCTCATGCCGCGCAGCTGGATCGGCCGGTTGTACTGGTTGCACAGGTTGACCCCGCACACCCGCAGCTGGCCGTTGATCTCGACCGGGGTGCGGCCGACCGGCGGGTTGCCGGTGGTCGTCGTGGTGGTCGTGGTGGTGGTGACCGGCGTGCCCGTGCAGGCCACGCCGTTGAGCGTGAACGCCGTGGGCACGGGGTTCGCGCCGCTCCACGACCCGGTGAAACCGAGGTCGACCGACGCGCCGGTGCCCAGGGACCGGTTCCACTCGAGGCTCGCCGCCGTGACCGTCGAGCCGGACTGGCTCCACGTGGCGTTCCAGCCCTGGGTGAGCTTCTGCCCGGTGTTGGGGAACGAGAACGCGAGCGTCCACCCGCTCACCGGGTCGCCGAGGTTGGTGACCTTCACCCCGGCCTGGAAACCGCCCTGCCACTGGCTGGAGACGGTGTAGTCGACGCGACAACCCTGCGCCGCGGCCATGGCGTGCGGCAGCAGGGCAGCCGCCGAGCCGGCCGCCAGCAGGCACGCCGCTAGGACAACGGTGGAGCGCTTCACTGAGCCCCTCCTCACTCTTCGACGATGACCGCTCCGTCACCGGCGAGCGGTGTGGGAGCGCTCCCAGACTGTAACGCTCAAGATGCGGCCTGAGAACAGACGTCCATTCGGACCAAGACCGCTCGAGACGGAAACGATCGTGGCCGAAACGATCGAAGTGAGAACGATCGAAGGCTGACCGAGCGGAGGCTGAACGAGCGGAGGCTGAACGAACGGGAGTGAGCGCTACCGGCGATGGGCTGGACCCGAAACGATCACCGCCAGAACGATCGTTGGGCGGACGATCGTTCTGGCGGTGGTCGTTGCGCGCGAGTCGCCGGCGGACCGGTGATCGCCGGCGGTGGTGGGCCGGCGATCACCCGCACTGTCGGCTGACGGTCAGCCGGCGTAGTGGACGTCCGGCCACGGCGGGGTGGCCATGCCGTTGCCGATGTGGAAGCTCGGGTGGGGCGGCTGGTTGTACGCCGTGTTCTGCCAGGCGATCGCCACCCGGTACATCGGGTCGTGCATGAGCGTCGGGATGCGGCGGTCGGTCTGGTGCGGTGTCGTGTAGATGCGCAACGCCCGGTTGTCGGTCGTGGGCCAGATGACCTCCTCCCGCCAGTCGCCGAACAGGTCCGCGCTCAGCGACGGCGTGGACTTGGTGCCGTTGTTGGAGTGCACGTCCGCGCCCGTGAGCAGGCGGGCGTCGCCGGAGGTGCCGTACTTGTCGACGTGCGTGCCGTCGAGCAACTCCCGTGTCGGGTCGCCGTCCCACCACAGCAGGAAGTTCGCCGACGACGGCTTGCGGCCCACGCCCTGCCCCTGCGGGTTGCGCAGCTGGCTGTCCGCGCTGGACCACGACTCCGCGCCGGGGCTGCCCGCGTAGACGTCACCGGACACACCTCGACCGTTGTCGCCCGCGGGCGCGGTCTGCCACAGGATCTGGCCGGTGCGCGCGTCGAGGAACAACGACGACGGCTGGTCGCTGCTCTCCGAAACCTTGAAGTACTCCAACCCCGGCCGGGACGGGTCGAGGTCGCCCAGGTGGGCGGCGTCGCCGTGGCCGGTTCGGGCGTTCCACAGGCCGCGCCCGGTGTCGTCGATGACCGCCGCGCCGTAGACGATCTCGTCGCGGCCGTCCGCGTCGACGTCACCGATGGTCAGGGAGTGGCTGCCCTGCCCGGCGTACGTGCTGTTGCCGGACGCGTTGGAGTCGAACGTCCAGCGCTTGACCAGCTGACCGCCGCGGAAGTCCCACGCCACGATGACCGAACGGGTGTAGTAGCCGCGCGCCATGATCAGCGACGGGCGAGCGCCGTCCAGGTACGCCGTGCCGGCCAGGAAGCGGTCCACGCGGTTGCCGTAGCTGTCGCCCCACGACGACACCGTGCCGCGCGGCGGGTCGTAGTTCACCGTGGACAGCGCGGCCCCCGTCAGGCCGCTGAACATGGTGAGGAACTCCGGTCCGGACAGGACGTAACCGTCGGCGTTGCGGTAGTCGGCGGAGGCGTTGCCGATGACGGTGCCCCGTCCGTCGCGGGTGCCGTCGGCGGTCTTCATCGCGATCTCGGCACGGCCGTCGCCGTCGTAGTCGTAGACCTGGAACTGGGTGTAGTGCGCGCCGGAGCGGATGTTGCGGCCCAGGTCGATGCGCCACAACCGGGTGCCGTCGAGGCGCACGGCGTCGATGTAGGTGTTGCCGGTGACGCCGGCTTGCGAGTTGTCCTTGGCGTTGTCCGGGTACCACTTGATGAACAGCTCGTACTTGCCGTCACCGTCGACGTCGCCCACGCTCGCGTCGTTGGCGCTGTACCCGCCGGCCGGCGGCTGGATCGGCACGTCCAGGTAGCCGCTCGGGAACGACAGCGACGCCGGAGAGTCGGGCTGCTCGACCCCGCCGACCACGGCCCGGACGGTGTAGGAGGCACCGATCGGGCCGCCCGCGTCCAGGTAGTTGGTGGACGCCGTGACGGGTGAGGGGTTCAGCTTCGTGCCGGACCGGTAGACGTTGAAGCCGACATCGCGCGGGTCGCCCGCGAGCAGGCGCCAGCTGACCAGGTTGCCGCTGCCCGACCGCACCCCGACCACCCCGCGGTCCAGCCGCTCGACCTGCTTGCGCCCGGTCGGGTCACCGGGCACAGGGGTGGAAGTCGTGGTGGTCGTGGTGGTCGTGGAGGTTGTGGTGGTCGTGGAGGTTGTGGTGGTCGTCGGGTTGACGCCGCCGGTGCACGTCGTGCCGTTGAGCGTGAACGACGTGGGTATGCCCACTTCGGTACCGCTCATCGTGCCGTTGAACCCGAAGGACGCCGTGCCACCGGTGGCGATGACGCGGTTGTAGTCCACATTGGACGCAGTGACGCTCGCGCCGGACGTGGTGAACACCGCGTTCCAACCCTGGCCGTAGCGTTCGGTACCGGGGAAGGTCCACGCCAGGCGCCACCCGTCGACCGGGTCGCCCAGGTTGGTGATGGTGACGTTGGCGGAGAACCCGCCCTGCCACTTGTTCGTCACGACGTAGTCGACCCCGCAGCCCGGAGCGGCCGAAGCCACCCCGGCGACCACGAGGCCACCTGTCAGCGCGGTGATCGCCGTGGCGGCGGCGACCGTCCGCACTCGGTTGGTGGAGAGCACCGTTGCTCCTTCACTCGCCGGATTTCTGGGAGCGCTCCCAGGTGCGTACCGAGCCATCAGAGCAGCACCGCGCGACCGAGGTCAAGGGCCCAACCGGTTCATCCCGCCGTCGCCGAGCAAGCGCTTTCCGCCCCACGCCCACCGGGCGGCATGGGGTCTGCACGGCACCGACCGCCGCGCCTGGCCGTGGTACTGTTCCGGCGGCCGTGCGAGAGACCGAGGAGGTGGTACCCGTGAACGAATCGACATGGGTGCTCCCCTCAGGGGTCACGGTCGGGCGGTAGGTCGTCCGGGAGCGCCGTTCGCGAGCACTCCCGAAAGGCACGACCATGCGCTTCACCTCCGAACAGCACTTCGACGACGGCGTCCTCGAACGCCGCTTTACCCTCGGCGAGGTCCCCGGCATCCTCTGGACGCCGCCGACCACCACCCCGGCCCCGCTGATCCTGATGGGTCACCCCGGCGGCCTGGACCGGATGTACCCCCGCCTGGTGACCCGGGCCCGGCACTCCGCCGCCGCGGGCCACGCCTGCGCCACCGTCGAACTCCCCGGCGCCGGCGACCGCCCCGCTCTCGCGACCGTCGACCAAGCCCGCACCGACCTGCGCCGGGCACTGGCGGCCGGCGAGCCCGTCACCGACGACGTCGTGGACCGGCTCGTCCTGCCGCTGGTCGACCGGGCGGTCCCGGAGTGGCAGGCGACCCTGGACGCGCTCCTGGCGCTGCCCGGGATCGGCGGCCCGGTCGGGTTCTCCGGCGGGGTGATCGCCATCGCCACGCGCCTGGCGGCGGTCGACCCGCGCATCGCGGCGGCCGTCCTGTTCGCCGGGAGCTACGTGCCGCGCTCGACGTTCGAGGAGGCCAGGAAGGTCACCATCCCGCTGCTGGTCCTGCTCCAGTGGGACGACGAGGGCAACGACCGGCAGATGGCGCTCGACCTGTTCGACGCCTTCGGGTCCCAGGAGAAGACGTTGCACGCCAACACGGGCGGGCACACCGGCGTCCCGCGGTTCGAGGGCGACGACGCGGGCCGCTTCTTCGCCCGACACCTGGAGTGAGCCCCGCTCGCCCGAACCCGCCGGCGATCCACCGGGGTCGGCCGCTCGGCTTCCCACCCCGGGCTCACGTGGTCGGCGGCGACGCCTCGGCGTCCTCGTCGGCACGGGTCAGGGCGCGGAGGAGTTCGGTGGCCGCGCGGTGGGCGCGGCCCTCGGGGACGACTTCCAGCAGTGCCACCAGCTTGAGCAGGCGGTAGCGGTCGAAGGCGGTGAAGAAGGCGGCGAGGTTCGGGTTCCACTGGCTGTTCAGCCGGACCAGGACCTCGCTGCCGTCGACGTCGAGCAGCTCCGCCCGCCCGTCGTGCTCCCGCACCGTCCAGTACGGCAGCGACCCGACCAAGCGGCGGAACCGCTCGACCATCTCCTCGTACTCCCGCCGCTCCCGCCAGTCCACGGCCGTGTCGCCTCCGTCAGCCCGAGCTCCCGTCGGGAGCGTCCTGGGGCGGCCGGGGAGAACCACCATCCCCACTACTCGAACACGCGTTCGATTCCTTGTCAAGTCGAATCGCGGGCTCGGGGCGGGAGCGCGACGCCCACAGCCGGTGGCGGAGGCGGCGGCCGACTTCCGCGACCAGCTCGTCGTCGGGGATGGTGGCCGGGTCGTAGGACACGACCGGCCGCAGCTGGGCCTCCTCCGAGGTCAGGACGTGCATGCCGACCAGGACGTCGAGGAGCGACACGCCGAACAGCTCGGCCATCGACCGCGCGGTGCCGATGGTCAGCGAGCGGCCCCGGCGCCAGCCGGTCAGGGCACTGCGGGTCAGGCCGGTGGCCCGGACGAGGTCTCCGGTGGTCAGCCCGCGCCGGGCCAACTCACCCTCCAGGTAGGTCCACTGCGGTGGACGGTGTTCGTTCACGCCGGCGATGGTAGATGCGCAAACCGGACGCGCGGTGTGCGGTACGCGCGCAACCGGTCAGGCTGGCCGGAGGCCGTGCTCGTGCAGCCACGCCAGCTGCGTGGCCTGGTTGGACCCGTAGCCGCCGCCGTGGTCGGCAAAGGGCCAGACCGTCATCGTCCGGTCCGCGCCGGCGTAGTGGTTGTAGGCGGCGTAGACGGTGGAGGGCGGGCAGATCGGGTCCATCAGGCCGACGCTGAACAGGGCCGGCGCGGTCGCCCGCTGCGCGAAGTGGACACCGTCGAAGTAGGACAGCGTCTCGAACGTCGGCTCGACGCGGTCCCGGCTGTGCCAGCGCAGGTACTTCGCCAACTCGACGTACGGCCCCTCGCCGGCGATCTGCGCAGCGTGCGGGAAGTGGCACAGGAAGGGGACGTCCGACATCACGGCGGCCACGCGGTCCGGCGCCAGGCCGCCGACCGCCAGGGCCAGGCCGCCACCCTGGCTGCCGCCGGCCACGACCACGCGCGCGGGGTCCAGACCGGACAGTTCCCCCACCGCGTCCACGGCGCGCACGCAGTCGGTCATCAAGCGGCGGTAGTAGTAGTGCTCCGGGGACTCGATGCCGCGGGTCATGAACCCTTCCGCCCACTGGGTGCCCGAACCGGGGTCGGGATCCGGGGTGTCGTGACCCTGGCCGCGCGTGTCGACGACGAGGTGGGCGTACCCGGCGGCGGACCACAGGAGGTTGTCGGTCGGCAGCCCGCGCCCGCCGCTGTACCCCTGGTAGGTGACGACGACGGGCAGCGGTCCTTCCGCGTCACGGGGACGCACCAGCCACGCGGCCACCGGTTCGCCGTTCCAGCCCGGGAAGCGGACGTCGTCCACGTCGACCGTGCGCAGCAGGAACCGGTCGGTGACCCGCTCGACCTTCACCGCTCCCCCGCAGGCGCGTGCCTCGGCGAGGGTCCGGGTCCAGAACGCGTCGAAGTCCCGCGGTGCCCGCGAGTCCGGGCGGTAGCCGGTGAGGTGGTCGAGAGGGGCGTCGGTCAGCGGCATCCGCGGCTCCTTCGTCGTTGAAGCGCTTCGACCTTGGCACGCGCCGACGAAACCTGTCAACTCTCCAAGCACAGCAACGCCTATTGAGAACGGGGACCTTGTCGGATCACAGCCTCGTAGCTACTCTCACGCCACTTGTTTAAGCGCTTCGACGCACTTCGCTCGCGCCTCTGGACGTTCCCGTTCGCACCAGGCCCACAAGAGGTAAGGAGTCCCATGTTCGGATTGCGCAGCAAGACGAGACACCGGATAGGTGCCGTGGCAGCCGGGTTCGCGACCCTGGCCGCGGGCCTGGTCGTGGGCGCGGGCCGGCCGGCCGCCGCCGAGACCACCGCGTGCGGCGTGGCGTACTCGGTGACCGGCCAGTGGTCCGGCGGCTTCACCGCCGAGGTGGCGGTGCACAACCTGGGCGGCGACGCGGTCGACGGCTGGCGGCTGAGCTGGGAGTGGCCGTCGGGCCAGCGGGTCGACCACGCGTGGAACGCGGAGGTCACGACGTCCGGCACCCAGGCCACCGCCGCGAACGCCGGGTACAACGCCGCCATCGCCGCGAACGGGACGGTGACGTTCGGCTTCAGGGGCTCGTGGACGGGCGCCAACACCGCGCCGACGTCGTTCGCCCTCAACGGCGTCCGGTGCGCCGACGCCAAGGCACCCACCGCCGCGCAACAGGTCGCGGCGATGCAGCCCGGCTGGAACCTGGGCAACACCCTGGACTCCACCGGCAGCGACGAAACGTCGTGGGGCAACCCGCGCATCACGAAGTCGTTGCTGGACAACGTGAAGGCGCAGGGTTTCAAGAGCGTCCGCCTGCCCGTCACGTGGAGCGCCCACACCGGCCCCGCGCCCGACTACACCATCGAGCCGGCCTACCTCGACCGGGTGAAGGAAGTCGTCGGCTGGGCGTTGCAGGACGACCTGTACGTCATGGTCAACCTGCACCACGACTCGTGGCAGTGGATCTGGAACATGCCCGGCGACCGAGCCGGCGTGCTCGCCCGCTACAACGCGCTGTGGACCCAGATCGCCGCCGCCGTCAAGGACTTCGGTCCGAAGCTG
This DNA window, taken from Saccharothrix variisporea, encodes the following:
- a CDS encoding cellulase family glycosylhydrolase — translated: MKRSTVVLAACLLAAGSAAALLPHAMAAAQGCRVDYTVSSQWQGGFQAGVKVTNLGDPVSGWTLAFSFPNTGQKLTQGWNATWSQSGSTVTAASLEWNRSLGTGASVDLGFTGSWSGANPVPTAFTLNGVACTGTPVTTTTTTTTTTGNPPVGRTPVEINGQLRVCGVNLCNQYNRPIQLRGMSTHGIQWFDKCYNSASLDALANDWKADLLRIAMYVQEQGYETNPSGFTSRVNSLVDMAEARGLYAIIDFHTLTPGDPNYNLDRAKTFFSQVASRNAAKKNVIYEIANEPNGVSWAGIKSYAEQVIPVIRAADPDAVVLVGTRGWSSLGVSDGSNESEIVNNPVNATNIMYTFHFYAASHKDNYRSTVSRAATRLPLFVSEFGTVSATGGGAYDQSSSTAWLDLLDQLKISYANWTYSDADESSAALRPGTCNGSTYTGSGVLTESGAFVKNRISTADNFPTS
- a CDS encoding cellulose binding domain-containing protein, producing the protein MLSTNRVRTVAAATAITALTGGLVVAGVASAAPGCGVDYVVTNKWQGGFSANVTITNLGDPVDGWRLAWTFPGTERYGQGWNAVFTTSGASVTASNVDYNRVIATGGTASFGFNGTMSGTEVGIPTSFTLNGTTCTGGVNPTTTTTSTTTTTSTTTTTTTTSTPVPGDPTGRKQVERLDRGVVGVRSGSGNLVSWRLLAGDPRDVGFNVYRSGTKLNPSPVTASTNYLDAGGPIGASYTVRAVVGGVEQPDSPASLSFPSGYLDVPIQPPAGGYSANDASVGDVDGDGKYELFIKWYPDNAKDNSQAGVTGNTYIDAVRLDGTRLWRIDLGRNIRSGAHYTQFQVYDYDGDGRAEIAMKTADGTRDGRGTVIGNASADYRNADGYVLSGPEFLTMFSGLTGAALSTVNYDPPRGTVSSWGDSYGNRVDRFLAGTAYLDGARPSLIMARGYYTRSVIVAWDFRGGQLVKRWTFDSNASGNSTYAGQGSHSLTIGDVDADGRDEIVYGAAVIDDTGRGLWNARTGHGDAAHLGDLDPSRPGLEYFKVSESSDQPSSLFLDARTGQILWQTAPAGDNGRGVSGDVYAGSPGAESWSSADSQLRNPQGQGVGRKPSSANFLLWWDGDPTRELLDGTHVDKYGTSGDARLLTGADVHSNNGTKSTPSLSADLFGDWREEVIWPTTDNRALRIYTTPHQTDRRIPTLMHDPMYRVAIAWQNTAYNQPPHPSFHIGNGMATPPWPDVHYAG
- a CDS encoding alpha/beta hydrolase, giving the protein MRFTSEQHFDDGVLERRFTLGEVPGILWTPPTTTPAPLILMGHPGGLDRMYPRLVTRARHSAAAGHACATVELPGAGDRPALATVDQARTDLRRALAAGEPVTDDVVDRLVLPLVDRAVPEWQATLDALLALPGIGGPVGFSGGVIAIATRLAAVDPRIAAAVLFAGSYVPRSTFEEARKVTIPLLVLLQWDDEGNDRQMALDLFDAFGSQEKTLHANTGGHTGVPRFEGDDAGRFFARHLE
- a CDS encoding helix-turn-helix domain-containing protein translates to MNEHRPPQWTYLEGELARRGLTTGDLVRATGLTRSALTGWRRGRSLTIGTARSMAELFGVSLLDVLVGMHVLTSEEAQLRPVVSYDPATIPDDELVAEVGRRLRHRLWASRSRPEPAIRLDKESNACSSSGDGGSPRPPQDAPDGSSG
- a CDS encoding acetylxylan esterase codes for the protein MPLTDAPLDHLTGYRPDSRAPRDFDAFWTRTLAEARACGGAVKVERVTDRFLLRTVDVDDVRFPGWNGEPVAAWLVRPRDAEGPLPVVVTYQGYSGGRGLPTDNLLWSAAGYAHLVVDTRGQGHDTPDPDPGSGTQWAEGFMTRGIESPEHYYYRRLMTDCVRAVDAVGELSGLDPARVVVAGGSQGGGLALAVGGLAPDRVAAVMSDVPFLCHFPHAAQIAGEGPYVELAKYLRWHSRDRVEPTFETLSYFDGVHFAQRATAPALFSVGLMDPICPPSTVYAAYNHYAGADRTMTVWPFADHGGGYGSNQATQLAWLHEHGLRPA